One Acetobacter ghanensis DNA window includes the following coding sequences:
- the glmS gene encoding glutamine--fructose-6-phosphate transaminase (isomerizing): MCGICGVVGLRHATPIVLEGLRRLEYRGYDSAGIATLVNGQVERRRAAGKLDNLAKLLEQDPLPGKTGIGHTRWATHGAPTTCNAHPHGTSRVAIVHNGIIENFETLRLELEAAGQVFETETDSETIALLVDYYLQQGLTPKDAALKTLKRLEGAYAVAMIFAGHEGLMIGACNNAPLAVGFGDDELFLGSDSLALAPLTRRITYMENGDCVVITPKGAEFMTFDGAPIERPIQITALTAGSIGKDGYRHYMEKELHEHPLVIGQTLQRMIDPATRKVVLPDMPFDLATVPRAVITACGSAFYAGMVGRYWLEEIARLPVDIDVASEMRYRNPPLTAGSLGLLISQSGETADTLAALRSLREKAIHILSVLNVEHSTMARESDVMLGTVAGPEISVASTKAFTAQLTVLACLTIATARARGKLDPLGEEELVAALMDLPSRAAEVFNQGDAIRRMASIVAEARDVLYLGRGSMFPVAMEGALKLKEISYIHAEAYAAGEMKHGPISLIDRTVPIVASVPSTPLFDKTLSNLQEAKARGGRLLVFTDTKGAERVSAIAEQMVVLPHVHDFVAPILQTIPVQMLAYEVAVSKGTDVDQPRNLAKSVTVE, encoded by the coding sequence ATGTGTGGAATATGCGGCGTTGTCGGGTTACGCCACGCAACTCCCATTGTGCTGGAAGGTCTACGACGGCTGGAATACCGTGGATATGACTCCGCTGGCATTGCCACGCTGGTCAATGGGCAGGTGGAACGGCGCAGGGCCGCAGGCAAGCTGGATAATCTGGCCAAATTGCTGGAACAGGACCCGCTGCCGGGTAAAACAGGCATTGGCCATACCCGCTGGGCCACCCACGGCGCCCCCACAACCTGCAATGCCCACCCTCATGGCACGTCCCGCGTAGCCATTGTGCATAACGGCATTATTGAAAACTTCGAAACCCTGCGTCTGGAACTTGAAGCCGCCGGACAGGTTTTTGAAACCGAAACCGACAGTGAAACCATTGCCCTGCTGGTGGACTACTATCTGCAACAGGGTCTCACCCCCAAGGATGCAGCTCTTAAGACGCTCAAACGTTTGGAAGGGGCATATGCCGTTGCCATGATCTTTGCCGGTCATGAAGGGCTTATGATCGGAGCATGTAACAATGCACCGCTGGCTGTCGGCTTTGGGGATGACGAACTGTTCCTTGGTTCGGACTCTCTGGCGCTGGCGCCGCTAACCCGCCGCATTACCTACATGGAAAATGGGGACTGCGTTGTCATTACCCCCAAAGGGGCGGAATTCATGACATTTGATGGCGCGCCGATTGAGCGCCCCATCCAGATTACCGCTCTGACGGCTGGCTCCATTGGCAAGGATGGCTACCGCCATTACATGGAAAAGGAACTGCACGAACACCCTCTGGTTATCGGGCAGACCCTCCAGCGCATGATCGACCCGGCAACACGCAAGGTCGTACTACCCGATATGCCGTTTGACCTGGCAACCGTGCCCCGCGCGGTCATTACCGCCTGCGGGTCGGCCTTTTATGCCGGTATGGTCGGCCGCTACTGGCTGGAAGAAATTGCACGTCTGCCGGTGGATATCGACGTCGCCAGCGAAATGCGCTACCGCAACCCGCCGCTAACCGCAGGGTCCTTGGGTCTGCTCATCTCCCAGTCGGGTGAAACCGCAGATACACTGGCAGCCCTGCGTAGCCTGCGTGAAAAAGCCATCCACATCCTCTCTGTGCTCAATGTTGAACACAGCACCATGGCGCGTGAGAGCGATGTGATGTTGGGGACGGTAGCAGGACCAGAAATTTCTGTGGCGTCAACCAAAGCCTTTACCGCACAGTTGACTGTACTGGCCTGCCTGACCATTGCCACGGCCCGCGCCAGAGGCAAGCTTGACCCCTTGGGTGAGGAAGAGCTGGTAGCCGCACTGATGGACCTGCCTAGCCGCGCAGCAGAAGTGTTCAACCAAGGGGACGCCATTCGGCGGATGGCCAGCATTGTGGCCGAAGCGCGGGACGTTCTTTACCTTGGTCGGGGCAGCATGTTCCCCGTAGCCATGGAAGGTGCGCTCAAGCTGAAAGAAATCTCCTACATTCATGCAGAAGCCTATGCAGCGGGGGAAATGAAGCACGGCCCCATTTCCCTGATCGACCGTACAGTGCCGATTGTTGCCAGCGTGCCGTCCACACCTCTGTTCGACAAAACTCTGTCCAACCTGCAGGAAGCCAAGGCCCGTGGCGGCCGCCTGCTGGTGTTTACCGATACAAAAGGAGCAGAGCGGGTTTCGGCCATTGCCGAGCAGATGGTTGTTCTACCGCATGTGCACGACTTTGTTGCGCCTATACTGCAAACCATCCCTGTGCAGATGCTGGCGTACGAAGTGGCCGTGTCCAAAGGCACCGATGTTGACCAGCCGCGCAATCTGGCAAAATCCGTAACGGTGGAATAA
- a CDS encoding IclR family transcriptional regulator — translation MSKSQDTVPALRRAVRILDLVKDSSKPPLAADVARQLDLPRSTVHGLLAVMQELGLLEKTATQGYRLGTRLLDWAGDVTEKRDLVTEFYHVLETRSDLESFTVTLTMLEGAEVVYVACRNSATVLGASFRVGMRLPAIFTATGNAILAGMDDASFREWLALHPVTTWPQPLTPNGICSVTTLVREIGEIKERGYAVDDEQVHDGLWCFGAAVKDHSGRAMAGIGISLPQTELGRYSVERLGAVASRLAEAVSFRLGYRAG, via the coding sequence ATGTCCAAATCGCAGGATACGGTTCCCGCTCTTCGCCGGGCCGTTCGCATTCTTGATCTGGTCAAGGACTCCAGCAAGCCGCCGTTGGCGGCCGATGTGGCCAGACAGCTTGATCTGCCGCGCAGTACGGTCCACGGCCTTCTGGCGGTCATGCAGGAGCTGGGGCTGCTGGAAAAAACAGCTACCCAAGGCTACCGGCTTGGTACACGTCTGCTCGACTGGGCAGGAGACGTGACGGAAAAGCGGGATCTGGTGACTGAGTTCTACCATGTGCTGGAGACTCGCTCCGATCTGGAGTCCTTTACCGTCACGCTCACCATGCTGGAGGGGGCAGAGGTTGTTTATGTGGCCTGCCGTAACAGCGCGACCGTGCTGGGGGCTTCTTTTCGGGTCGGTATGCGCCTACCTGCCATATTTACGGCCACAGGTAATGCCATACTGGCTGGTATGGATGACGCATCTTTTCGGGAGTGGCTGGCGCTACATCCGGTTACAACATGGCCGCAGCCGCTAACACCGAACGGTATCTGCTCCGTGACAACGCTGGTGCGTGAGATTGGTGAAATCAAGGAACGTGGTTACGCGGTGGATGATGAGCAGGTGCATGACGGGCTGTGGTGTTTTGGTGCTGCCGTCAAAGACCATTCAGGTCGTGCCATGGCGGGTATAGGCATCAGCCTGCCGCAGACCGAACTGGGGCGGTACAGTGTGGAGCGGCTGGGGGCAGTTGCATCCCGGTTGGCCGAGGCTGTTTCCTTCCGGCTTGGATACCGCGCGGGTTGA
- a CDS encoding biotin--[acetyl-CoA-carboxylase] ligase — translation MSGQSDVWRLSCFDELPSTSDYCLNACRSGHDAAGLAVLARRQTKGRGSRGRTWLDGGQGLALSVVLEAAQAGPDALGGWPFVASLGFYDGLLRAVPAAQSRLMIKWPNDLLLDGQKVGGILIEREGGYVLIGLGANLAAAPAQNLVARPVACLAQCGAVPDVESVARHVLDGLALWHGLWRQKGFASIRAAWLERAHPVGTPLVVQGGTTYEKGHFAGLAEDGRLLLNTEGGMKTIATGDVLLMEKGA, via the coding sequence ATGAGCGGGCAAAGTGATGTTTGGCGGCTCTCCTGTTTTGATGAGCTGCCATCGACCTCTGATTACTGTCTGAATGCCTGTCGTTCGGGCCATGATGCCGCCGGTCTGGCGGTTTTGGCCCGCAGGCAGACCAAAGGGCGTGGCAGCCGTGGCCGCACATGGCTGGACGGAGGGCAGGGGCTGGCCCTCAGCGTTGTGCTGGAGGCAGCGCAGGCTGGGCCAGACGCCTTGGGCGGCTGGCCTTTTGTGGCGTCTCTAGGGTTTTACGATGGGCTGTTGCGTGCTGTTCCCGCTGCTCAATCCCGTCTGATGATCAAATGGCCCAATGACCTTCTGCTTGATGGGCAGAAGGTTGGCGGCATTCTGATCGAACGGGAAGGGGGCTATGTTCTTATTGGCCTTGGCGCCAATCTGGCCGCCGCTCCTGCCCAGAATCTGGTTGCGCGCCCTGTTGCCTGTCTGGCGCAATGTGGTGCGGTGCCAGATGTGGAGAGCGTGGCCCGGCATGTGCTGGACGGGCTGGCACTATGGCATGGCCTTTGGCGGCAAAAGGGGTTCGCCTCTATCCGCGCTGCGTGGTTGGAGAGGGCGCATCCTGTGGGAACCCCTCTTGTCGTTCAGGGCGGGACTACTTATGAGAAAGGGCACTTTGCTGGTCTGGCAGAAGATGGCCGGCTGCTGCTGAACACGGAAGGTGGGATGAAGACAATCGCAACAGGGGATGTTCTGCTTATGGAAAAGGGCGCTTAG
- a CDS encoding glutathione peroxidase: MVTSIYDFTLPALDGTSIDLSAYKGQPILIVNTASKCGFTPQYEGLQALWTQFRKAGLVVIGVPSNDFGQQEPGTSEEIATFCQKNYGVDFPMAARSPVKGDAAIPLFKWLDGELGYLARPRWNFFKYLIGRNGQPVTWFSCLTSPTSARVRNAVERALLPA; this comes from the coding sequence TTGGTAACAAGCATTTACGATTTTACCCTACCCGCACTGGATGGCACCAGCATTGACCTGAGTGCGTATAAAGGACAGCCGATCCTGATTGTGAACACGGCTTCCAAATGCGGGTTTACCCCACAATACGAAGGATTGCAGGCTTTGTGGACGCAGTTCCGCAAAGCTGGGTTGGTTGTTATTGGCGTACCCAGCAATGATTTTGGGCAACAGGAACCCGGAACATCCGAGGAAATCGCCACATTCTGCCAAAAAAACTATGGCGTTGACTTTCCCATGGCCGCCCGCAGCCCGGTCAAGGGGGATGCAGCCATACCACTCTTTAAATGGCTGGATGGAGAACTGGGCTATCTGGCCCGGCCACGCTGGAACTTTTTCAAGTATTTAATCGGCCGCAATGGCCAGCCCGTTACGTGGTTTTCCTGCCTGACGTCCCCAACGTCCGCGCGTGTCCGCAACGCCGTTGAACGGGCTCTGCTTCCAGCCTGA
- a CDS encoding ABC transporter ATP-binding protein, with protein MSDNVVLRLQGVQKTYRSGEHDVLPILRGADFTLHAGEIVALVAPSGTGKSTLLHLAGLLDTPDAGDIVISGQSTRNMADAGRTALRRDEIGFVYQFHHLLGEFTARENVVLPQMIAGVSKRAARQEAERLLDMFGLAHRVNHLPGKLSGGEQQRVAIARALANAPSLLLADEPTGNLDVHTADAVFAALLGAVRQRGLAALVATHNEELLPRMDRVVTLRDGKLVPR; from the coding sequence ATGAGTGATAATGTGGTGCTACGCCTGCAAGGCGTCCAAAAAACCTACCGGAGTGGGGAGCACGACGTGCTGCCCATTTTGCGGGGGGCTGACTTTACCCTGCACGCGGGGGAGATTGTGGCCCTTGTTGCGCCATCTGGCACCGGTAAGTCCACGCTGCTGCATCTGGCAGGGCTGCTGGATACGCCAGATGCGGGTGATATTGTTATTAGCGGACAATCAACCCGGAACATGGCAGATGCCGGGCGCACCGCCCTGCGGCGGGATGAAATTGGTTTTGTCTACCAGTTCCATCACCTGCTCGGTGAATTTACCGCGCGGGAAAATGTTGTTCTGCCACAGATGATAGCGGGCGTATCCAAACGCGCAGCCCGGCAGGAAGCCGAGCGGCTGTTGGACATGTTTGGGTTGGCTCATCGTGTCAACCACCTGCCGGGCAAGCTTTCGGGTGGGGAGCAGCAGCGTGTGGCCATTGCGCGAGCTCTGGCCAATGCACCGTCTTTGCTGCTGGCGGATGAACCAACAGGTAATCTAGACGTGCACACGGCGGATGCGGTGTTTGCTGCTTTGCTGGGGGCTGTACGTCAGCGGGGGTTGGCCGCATTGGTGGCAACCCATAACGAAGAACTCCTGCCGCGGATGGACCGGGTTGTGACCCTACGGGATGGCAAGCTAGTCCCTCGGTAA
- a CDS encoding type III pantothenate kinase, translated as MLLVIDAGNTNVVFAVHDGEKWRGVWRITMQPQRTSDEYGVWLLALLKSQGLTPDDIEGAVIGTVVPAALYHLRTLCRQWFAVEPLLASARLDWGFAIKMDNPDEVGVDRLLNGLAAHHTYGGPLTVIDFGTATTFDVVDQEGSYCGGVIAPGINLSVEALHQAAARLPRIGIGRPVGESAIGRNTVAAMRSGVFWGYVGLIEGIVERIRREVGPSMKVLATGGLAPLFSEGTTVFDHVDSMLTLNGLRLLAGRNPLPKLTVERDFLAEG; from the coding sequence GTGCTACTTGTCATTGACGCAGGAAACACCAATGTTGTGTTTGCAGTGCACGACGGCGAGAAGTGGCGTGGTGTCTGGCGGATTACCATGCAGCCCCAGCGGACTTCCGACGAATATGGGGTATGGTTGCTGGCGCTGCTGAAGTCGCAGGGTCTGACCCCGGATGATATTGAAGGGGCCGTTATTGGCACGGTGGTGCCCGCAGCCCTTTACCATTTGCGCACGTTGTGCCGTCAGTGGTTTGCTGTAGAGCCTCTGCTGGCTTCTGCCCGGTTGGACTGGGGATTTGCCATAAAGATGGACAACCCGGATGAAGTGGGGGTGGACCGTCTGCTCAACGGGCTTGCCGCGCACCATACGTACGGCGGCCCGCTGACAGTGATTGATTTTGGAACAGCCACCACGTTCGATGTGGTGGACCAGGAAGGAAGTTATTGCGGCGGTGTTATTGCGCCCGGCATTAATCTGTCGGTCGAGGCATTGCATCAGGCCGCAGCCCGGCTTCCTCGGATTGGTATAGGGCGTCCGGTGGGGGAGTCCGCTATCGGGCGGAATACAGTTGCAGCCATGCGCTCAGGGGTATTCTGGGGGTATGTCGGGTTGATTGAGGGGATCGTCGAGAGGATCCGCCGTGAAGTGGGGCCTTCCATGAAGGTGCTCGCAACAGGTGGTCTGGCTCCGCTCTTCTCTGAAGGAACAACGGTCTTTGACCATGTGGATTCAATGCTGACCCTTAATGGGTTGCGCTTGCTGGCGGGGCGGAATCCCCTGCCGAAACTGACAGTAGAACGAGATTTTTTGGCTGAAGGATAA
- a CDS encoding lipoprotein-releasing ABC transporter permease subunit, protein MFGPFERAVAGRYLRARRGERFVSIIAIFSLVGIALGVATLIIVMAVMNGFQADLMGRILGLNGDLTVYGAGRTISQYEDVAQEVRSVPNVLSATPIIEGQVLLSAGSYSAGGVVHGITAQGLQDLKAVSGSLVAGSLDQFGQGDDSIVVGVTMAERAGLSIGSRLTLVSPEGAATAFGTVPRVRSYHVSAIFDAGVNDYNSSVVFLPMHAAQVYFQMPGKVTQIQVATKDAEHVRPVTLAIVKAVDDPGLRVLDWTTANNALFGAVQVEQNVMFLILTLIIVVAAFNVISSLIMMVKDKTADIAVLRTIGASRGAIMRIFLMCGASVGVTGTVAGTALGIVFCMNIERIRQLLQSLTGTNLFNPEVYYLEHLPAKLEWGQVGQVIAMALLLSLLATLYPAWRAAKTDPVEALRHE, encoded by the coding sequence ATGTTCGGTCCTTTCGAGCGTGCAGTGGCTGGCCGCTACCTTCGCGCGCGGCGAGGGGAGCGATTTGTTTCCATCATCGCCATCTTCTCGCTGGTTGGCATTGCTCTGGGTGTGGCAACGCTTATCATTGTCATGGCGGTGATGAACGGTTTTCAGGCCGATCTTATGGGGCGTATTCTGGGCCTGAACGGGGATCTGACCGTTTATGGCGCAGGGCGCACCATCTCGCAGTATGAGGATGTGGCGCAGGAAGTGCGCTCCGTCCCCAATGTGTTAAGTGCTACACCCATTATAGAAGGGCAGGTGCTGCTGAGTGCTGGTTCGTACAGCGCAGGTGGCGTTGTGCACGGCATTACGGCGCAGGGTTTGCAGGACCTTAAGGCTGTAAGCGGTTCTCTGGTGGCAGGCTCACTCGACCAGTTTGGTCAGGGAGATGACTCCATTGTGGTGGGTGTAACCATGGCGGAGCGGGCTGGCCTGTCTATTGGCTCACGTCTCACACTGGTCTCGCCCGAAGGGGCCGCAACTGCATTTGGCACTGTGCCGCGTGTGCGGTCCTACCATGTCAGCGCTATTTTTGATGCTGGTGTGAATGACTATAATTCCAGCGTTGTGTTCCTGCCCATGCACGCGGCTCAGGTCTATTTTCAGATGCCGGGCAAGGTGACGCAAATTCAGGTGGCCACAAAGGATGCGGAGCATGTGCGCCCGGTCACTTTAGCTATTGTTAAAGCGGTGGATGACCCCGGTCTGCGCGTGCTGGACTGGACAACCGCAAATAACGCCCTGTTTGGCGCTGTTCAGGTGGAGCAGAATGTTATGTTCCTGATCCTGACCCTGATCATTGTTGTGGCGGCGTTTAACGTCATTTCTTCCCTCATTATGATGGTGAAGGATAAAACGGCGGATATTGCGGTGTTGCGCACCATAGGAGCTAGCCGTGGTGCCATTATGCGTATTTTTCTGATGTGCGGCGCCTCGGTCGGCGTAACCGGCACTGTGGCGGGCACAGCGCTTGGCATTGTGTTCTGTATGAACATTGAGCGTATTCGCCAGCTTCTGCAAAGCCTGACGGGCACAAACCTGTTTAACCCGGAGGTGTATTACCTCGAGCATCTGCCTGCCAAACTGGAATGGGGGCAGGTTGGGCAGGTTATTGCCATGGCGCTGCTGCTCTCGCTTCTGGCAACATTGTATCCGGCATGGCGTGCGGCCAAAACGGACCCGGTCGAGGCGCTTCGTCATGAGTGA
- a CDS encoding DUF3108 domain-containing protein produces MLFAGVLGSRSQTNFRCRIACGIAFVWMSGLLPVAPSFLSPQVRAEQVLPQTSARYLINVHGLHVLTADVSYRLGDSAYSGVAQVQTAGFFGLFVQTDMRMQGTGQFFANGLAEPNQYDSAGTYNHEQSHLHMVYQAGVPQITVQEPPRGSREEVTQEERTGAQDVVAVLVGLLHQLQTQKRCQEAPQKLFDGLRLSTLEVRNTGAGRPPAGAEKAWGKEAVTCNFVLQQVKGFTANGQFSKLRQPQIGRVWFENIPNIGMSVVRMEIEHPKMGHIVLRLDETPKQVP; encoded by the coding sequence ATGCTTTTTGCCGGTGTTCTGGGTAGCAGGAGCCAGACAAACTTCCGCTGCCGTATTGCGTGTGGCATTGCCTTTGTATGGATGAGCGGTCTGCTGCCCGTAGCTCCCTCTTTTTTGTCGCCACAGGTGCGGGCGGAGCAGGTTTTACCCCAGACATCCGCGCGTTACCTTATTAACGTGCATGGGCTGCATGTTCTGACCGCCGATGTTTCCTACAGGTTGGGAGACAGTGCCTATAGCGGGGTTGCGCAGGTTCAGACTGCCGGTTTTTTTGGCCTGTTTGTGCAAACAGATATGCGGATGCAGGGAACCGGACAGTTTTTTGCCAATGGGCTGGCCGAACCAAACCAGTATGACAGTGCCGGGACCTACAACCACGAGCAGAGTCATCTGCACATGGTGTATCAGGCAGGTGTCCCTCAGATTACCGTGCAGGAGCCACCCAGAGGAAGCCGTGAAGAGGTAACGCAGGAGGAAAGGACGGGCGCACAGGATGTTGTGGCGGTTCTTGTTGGCTTGCTGCACCAGTTGCAAACCCAGAAGCGTTGTCAGGAGGCGCCGCAGAAGCTTTTTGACGGATTGCGGCTGAGCACGTTGGAAGTGCGCAATACGGGGGCAGGACGCCCCCCTGCGGGGGCAGAAAAAGCTTGGGGGAAGGAGGCTGTGACCTGCAATTTTGTTTTGCAGCAGGTCAAGGGCTTTACCGCCAACGGGCAGTTCAGCAAGCTCAGGCAACCACAGATCGGACGGGTGTGGTTTGAGAACATCCCCAATATTGGGATGTCAGTTGTTAGAATGGAAATTGAACATCCAAAAATGGGGCATATTGTCCTGCGGTTGGACGAGACCCCCAAACAGGTTCCGTAA
- the proS gene encoding proline--tRNA ligase has protein sequence MRLSRSFLPTLKENPAEAQIVSHRLMLRAGLIRQTASGIYAWLPAGLKVLRNISQIVREEQDRVDAQEVLMPTLQSADLWRRSGRYDAYGPEMLRIQDRHKRELLYGPTNEEMVTDLFGQTVKSYKDLPQVLYHIQWKFRDEMRPRFGVMRGREFLMKDAYSFDVDYASAVATYRRMMLAYLRTFQRLGVRAVPMRADTGPIGGELSHEFLILAPTGESGVFYDAALEDQDWLDEPVDTNSPEALEAFFTRVTTPYAATDEMHDATAWEAVPEAQRREGRGVEVGHIFYFGTKYTESMGVSVSGADGAQFFPEMGSYGIGVSRLAGAIIEACHDDNGIIWPDSVAPFRAVILNLKSGDELCDAVCEQIYSKAPEDFLYDDRAERAGVKFADADLMGHPWQIVVGPRSAKEGRVELKRRATGERQELSVDEALALVLAG, from the coding sequence ATGCGTCTTTCGCGCAGCTTTCTTCCCACCCTCAAGGAAAATCCGGCAGAGGCGCAGATCGTCTCTCACAGGCTCATGCTGCGTGCAGGGCTGATCCGCCAGACGGCTTCTGGCATTTATGCCTGGCTGCCTGCCGGGCTTAAGGTGCTGCGCAACATCAGCCAGATCGTGCGGGAAGAGCAGGACCGGGTGGATGCACAGGAAGTGCTGATGCCAACCTTGCAGTCCGCCGATCTGTGGCGCCGCTCAGGCCGTTACGATGCCTATGGCCCGGAAATGCTGCGTATTCAGGACCGCCACAAACGTGAACTGCTGTACGGGCCGACCAATGAGGAAATGGTGACGGACCTGTTCGGGCAGACGGTCAAGTCCTACAAAGATCTGCCGCAGGTTCTGTACCATATCCAGTGGAAATTCCGCGATGAAATGCGCCCCCGTTTTGGTGTGATGCGCGGCCGCGAATTCCTGATGAAAGACGCCTATAGCTTCGATGTAGACTACGCATCCGCCGTGGCCACATATCGCCGCATGATGCTGGCCTACCTGCGTACCTTCCAGCGTCTGGGTGTACGGGCTGTGCCCATGCGGGCTGACACAGGCCCGATTGGTGGTGAACTGAGCCACGAATTCCTGATTCTGGCCCCAACGGGCGAGAGCGGTGTGTTCTATGATGCCGCTCTGGAAGATCAGGATTGGCTAGATGAGCCCGTGGACACCAACAGCCCCGAGGCTCTGGAAGCGTTCTTTACCCGTGTTACCACGCCATATGCGGCTACGGATGAGATGCACGATGCCACTGCGTGGGAAGCTGTGCCGGAAGCCCAGCGGCGGGAAGGCCGCGGAGTTGAAGTCGGGCATATTTTCTACTTTGGCACCAAATACACGGAATCCATGGGTGTGAGCGTCAGCGGTGCTGATGGTGCGCAGTTCTTCCCGGAAATGGGGTCCTATGGCATTGGGGTTTCGCGTCTTGCCGGGGCCATTATTGAGGCCTGCCATGATGACAACGGCATTATCTGGCCAGATTCCGTTGCGCCCTTCCGCGCAGTCATTCTGAACCTGAAATCGGGGGATGAGCTGTGCGATGCCGTATGCGAGCAGATTTACAGCAAGGCGCCAGAAGACTTCCTGTATGATGATCGTGCCGAGCGTGCCGGGGTCAAATTTGCGGATGCGGATCTAATGGGTCATCCGTGGCAGATTGTTGTGGGGCCACGCAGTGCGAAGGAAGGCCGGGTGGAACTCAAACGCCGTGCAACGGGTGAACGGCAGGAGCTGAGCGTGGATGAGGCGCTGGCTCTGGTTCTGGCAGGCTGA
- a CDS encoding ribonuclease J has product MTEQNGDLAFLPLGGTGEIGMNLNLYRLGDTWLAIDCGIGFSGNDTPEAEILVPDPAFIVERRNKLAGLVITHAHEDHIGAVAHVWPMLQCPIYVTPFAAAVLRRKLAEARLVDVPIRVIMPGARFDVGPFDIEFVPVTHSVPEAQSMVLRTPAGVVVHTGDWKFDPEPLVGPATDLNRLAEIGKEGVLALVCDSTNVMKPGPSRSESEVRVSMTELVASLKGRIAVTCFASNVARVETIAMAAQAAGRTVVLVGRSLRNLDTAARECGYLSGVLPFLSEQDVNDVPDDQLLMIITGSQGEPRSALSRISMDVHPNISLGEGDTVIYSSRMIPGNERAIMAVQDNLAKRGVKVITDREHFVHVSGHATGGDVQKMYELLKPQHVVPVHGEWRHLTAQAALAQEMGIAPILLEDGDILRLSPGKLEVVDTAPTGRLALDGNRLLPMNGGVLAARRKMLFNGIVIGSFAVDDEGFVIGDPKVSAPGLLDPDDLESVRVREEFANALDVIPDELRNEDDAFREAAKTALRRALGRKLQKRPLVDVHVLRV; this is encoded by the coding sequence ATGACTGAACAGAACGGCGATCTGGCCTTTCTGCCCTTGGGCGGAACGGGTGAGATCGGCATGAACCTCAACCTGTATCGTCTGGGCGATACATGGCTGGCTATTGATTGCGGTATTGGTTTTAGTGGGAATGATACGCCAGAAGCGGAAATTCTGGTGCCAGATCCCGCCTTTATCGTCGAGCGTCGGAACAAGCTGGCCGGGCTTGTTATTACCCACGCGCATGAAGACCATATTGGTGCCGTGGCGCATGTATGGCCCATGCTGCAATGCCCCATTTACGTTACACCGTTTGCTGCGGCTGTGTTGCGCCGCAAGCTGGCGGAAGCACGGTTGGTGGATGTGCCTATTCGGGTCATCATGCCCGGAGCCCGCTTTGATGTGGGGCCGTTCGATATTGAATTTGTCCCCGTTACGCACTCCGTGCCAGAAGCCCAGTCCATGGTTCTGCGCACTCCGGCAGGCGTTGTGGTGCACACAGGGGACTGGAAGTTTGACCCAGAACCGCTGGTTGGCCCGGCAACGGACCTGAACCGCCTTGCCGAAATTGGTAAGGAAGGGGTGCTCGCTCTGGTGTGTGACAGCACCAATGTGATGAAGCCCGGCCCCTCGCGCTCCGAGTCCGAAGTGCGTGTGAGCATGACCGAACTGGTGGCCAGCCTTAAGGGCCGCATTGCGGTTACATGCTTTGCTTCCAACGTGGCGCGTGTGGAAACCATAGCCATGGCGGCGCAGGCCGCGGGGCGGACTGTCGTGCTGGTCGGGCGCTCCCTGCGTAATCTGGACACGGCTGCGCGTGAGTGTGGTTATCTGTCTGGCGTGCTGCCGTTCCTGAGCGAGCAGGACGTAAACGATGTCCCCGATGACCAGCTGCTCATGATCATCACGGGCAGTCAGGGCGAGCCGCGCTCGGCCCTGTCGCGCATTTCCATGGATGTGCACCCCAATATTTCCCTCGGGGAAGGGGATACGGTCATTTACTCCAGCCGTATGATCCCGGGGAACGAACGGGCCATTATGGCGGTGCAGGATAATCTGGCAAAGCGCGGTGTTAAGGTCATTACCGACCGCGAACACTTTGTGCATGTGTCTGGCCATGCCACGGGTGGTGATGTGCAGAAGATGTACGAACTGCTCAAGCCCCAGCACGTGGTGCCAGTGCACGGCGAATGGCGGCACCTGACCGCACAGGCCGCTCTGGCACAGGAAATGGGTATTGCTCCCATCCTACTGGAAGACGGCGATATTCTGCGTCTTTCTCCCGGTAAGCTGGAAGTGGTGGATACCGCTCCCACAGGCCGTCTGGCGCTGGACGGCAACCGCCTGCTGCCCATGAACGGTGGCGTGCTGGCTGCGCGCCGTAAAATGCTGTTCAACGGCATTGTTATCGGCAGCTTTGCGGTGGATGACGAAGGCTTTGTGATTGGCGACCCCAAGGTGAGCGCTCCCGGCCTGCTGGACCCGGATGATCTGGAAAGCGTACGGGTGCGTGAAGAGTTCGCCAATGCGCTGGACGTCATCCCTGACGAACTGCGGAATGAAGACGATGCTTTCCGTGAGGCCGCCAAAACGGCCCTGCGCCGCGCTCTGGGGCGGAAGCTGCAAAAACGTCCGTTGGTGGATGTGCACGTGCTGCGCGTTTAA